GCTCCTCCAACTTCCCCGGCTGGAAGATCGCCCAGGCCAACGAGACCGCCGCCCGCCACGGCCGGCTCGGCCTGGTCAGCGAGCAGTGCCTCTACAACCTCGCCGAGCGGCGCGCGGAGCTGGAGGTCCTCCCGGCGGCCGAGGCGTACGGGCTCGGGGTCATCCCGTGGTCCCCGCTCCACGGCGGCCTGCTGGGCGGCGCCATCCGCAAGGCCGCGGACTCCGGCCGCACCGCCGGCGGGCGCTCGGCGGACTCGCTGGCCAACAGCACGGTGCGGGCGCAGGTGCAGGCGTACGAGGACCTGCTGGACAAGCACGGCCTGGAGCCGGGCGAGGTCGCCCTCGCATGGCTGCTGACCCGGCCCGGGGTGACCGGGCCGATCGTCGGGCCGCGGACGCAGGAGCAGCTGGACTCGGCGGTGCGCGCGGTGGAGCTGGAGCTCTCGGAGGAGGTCCTGTCCGGCCTGGACGAGATCTTCCCCGGCCCCGGGCCGGCGCCGGAGGCCTTCGCCTGGTAGCGGACGGACGGATGGGCGGACGCGTCGGGGCGCGGCGGCGCCGGCCGGGCTACTGCCCGACGGCCGCCGCCACGGCCACGACGAGGAACATCAGCACGAGCACGCCCGCCATGACGCGGTTTCTGGTCTTGGGATCCACCCGTCGAGCCTAACCCGCCCGCCGCCACCGCCCCGCACGGCCCCCGGCCGCGGGCGGGGCGGGGGCGGCGGGCGCCGGCCCGTACGGGCGCTCTTGCGGGCGCCGTACGGGGCCGTTCGTCAGCCGCCGGCGAGCGGCCAGGCCGCGGCCGTCTCGTAGCGGGGCCGCTCGCCGGGCACCGGGCCGGCGGGGAGGTTGCTGCGCACCAGGCTGAGGGTGTCGGCCCGCCAGGGCGTGCCCTCGAACCCCGCGAGGGACTCCAGGTACGGCCGCAGCGGGGTGGCGCCGTCGCGGCTGCGGGCCAGGGTGAGGTGGGGCGTGTACCGCCGGTGCTGCTCCATGGGCACGCCGGCCCGCCGGGCGGCGGCGTCGGCCCGTTCGGCCAGCATCCGCAGGGCGTCGATCCCGCCGGCCGCCCCGGCCCACAGCGCGCGGTCCCCGAAGTGCCCCGAGCCGTGCAGCCGCAGGTCGAA
Above is a window of Streptomyces subrutilus DNA encoding:
- a CDS encoding aldo/keto reductase, whose protein sequence is MKYTQLGRTGLKVSRLVLGTMNFGPQTGESESHAIMDSAHASGINYFDTANVYGWGENKGRTEEIIGTWFAQGGRRREKTVLATKVYGSMAPEGESWPNYDRLSALNIRRAVDASLKRLQTDYIDVYQFHHVDRLTPFEEIWQAVEVLVRQGKILYAGSSNFPGWKIAQANETAARHGRLGLVSEQCLYNLAERRAELEVLPAAEAYGLGVIPWSPLHGGLLGGAIRKAADSGRTAGGRSADSLANSTVRAQVQAYEDLLDKHGLEPGEVALAWLLTRPGVTGPIVGPRTQEQLDSAVRAVELELSEEVLSGLDEIFPGPGPAPEAFAW
- the thpR gene encoding RNA 2',3'-cyclic phosphodiesterase, whose amino-acid sequence is MRLFAAVLPPPRAVAELAAAVRPLRDDRLRWTAESGWHFTLAFLGEVREELLPDLHARLARAAQRTAPFDLRLHGSGHFGDRALWAGAAGGIDALRMLAERADAAARRAGVPMEQHRRYTPHLTLARSRDGATPLRPYLESLAGFEGTPWRADTLSLVRSNLPAGPVPGERPRYETAAAWPLAGG